From a single Candidatus Sulfotelmatobacter sp. genomic region:
- the modC gene encoding molybdenum ABC transporter ATP-binding protein has translation MSEPSTDQAEAITVSPGGAPSQQAAGPLLDVRFRKRFVGHSPEFVLAVEFQAAAGFTILFGPSGAGKTTLLDCVAGLATPDSGRIAIGDRILFDAAQHIDRNVARRRIGYMFQTLALFPHLTVEKNVEFGLADLHRAERAARASAILERLRISHLAQRYPRQISGGESQRAALARTLVTEPAVLLLDEPLAALDAATKSKIIDDLRAWNQAHRIPILYVTHSREEVFALGERVIVLHAGRVVAQGTPHEVISAPLQETVAQLAGFENIFDADVLAVRPERGTMTCRVTGDGGPVLFETPLVHGGVGSTLRIGIRAGDILLATSPPVGLSARNVFPGRIAALEQRDVIVSARVKCRIEMEVHLTLAARDSLQLAPGKEVWLVIKTHSCHLMRK, from the coding sequence ATGAGTGAGCCGAGTACCGACCAAGCCGAAGCGATTACCGTTTCGCCGGGAGGCGCGCCGTCGCAGCAGGCAGCAGGCCCGCTGCTCGATGTACGGTTTCGCAAGCGCTTCGTGGGTCACTCACCGGAGTTTGTTCTGGCGGTTGAGTTCCAGGCCGCTGCCGGCTTCACCATTCTGTTTGGGCCATCCGGAGCCGGCAAAACCACTCTGCTGGATTGCGTTGCCGGATTGGCGACACCTGATTCCGGGCGCATAGCCATCGGCGACCGCATTCTGTTTGATGCGGCCCAACACATCGATCGTAATGTGGCGCGACGCCGCATCGGATACATGTTTCAAACGCTTGCCCTGTTCCCGCATTTGACCGTCGAAAAGAATGTGGAATTCGGGCTGGCCGATTTGCATCGGGCGGAGCGCGCGGCGCGGGCGTCCGCCATTCTGGAGAGACTGCGAATTTCGCATCTGGCGCAGCGCTACCCGCGGCAAATCTCAGGCGGAGAAAGCCAGCGGGCGGCGCTGGCACGAACTCTGGTGACCGAACCTGCGGTGCTGCTGCTTGACGAGCCATTGGCCGCGCTCGATGCGGCGACGAAGAGCAAGATTATCGACGATCTCCGCGCCTGGAACCAGGCTCATCGCATTCCGATTCTCTATGTAACGCACAGCCGGGAAGAGGTGTTCGCGCTGGGCGAACGGGTGATCGTACTGCATGCCGGTCGGGTCGTGGCACAGGGCACGCCGCATGAAGTAATTTCCGCGCCACTGCAAGAGACGGTGGCGCAATTGGCGGGATTCGAGAATATTTTCGACGCCGATGTGTTGGCGGTGCGCCCGGAGCGTGGCACCATGACTTGCCGCGTTACCGGCGATGGCGGGCCGGTCTTGTTCGAAACTCCTCTGGTGCACGGAGGCGTGGGCTCGACGCTTCGCATCGGCATTCGTGCCGGCGACATTTTGCTGGCTACGTCGCCGCCGGTGGGATTGAGCGCGCGCAACGTGTTTCCGGGGCGCATCGCAGCGCTCGAACAGCGCGACGTGATCGTATCCGCGCGCGTGAAGTGCCGCATCGAGATGGAAGTCCATCTCACGCTGGCCGCCCGCGATTCGCTGCAACTTGCACCGGGCAAAGAGGTGTGGCTGGTGATTAAGACGCACTCCTGCCATTTAATGCGGAAGTAG
- a CDS encoding fibronectin type III domain-containing protein, translated as MRILAIVSICWLASVSFTSAQTTKQVVPNKRSSSDPGDDHVQQRNEWFFRGRLVHGKNAAELRRRAWQTKLKLRAQHAAAARENASSRRIAPASLSSGSWVPLGPVPLASDASGTGTQDYRQVSGRATAVAIDPADPSGNTLYIAGAQSGVWKSTNAANGTANNVTWTPTTDDQATLSIGAIAIQPGNTNPTESVILAATGEADNSTDSYFGLGILRSADAGNTWTLISSANNNALSFSGLGGTRMAFDTASAQIDTVVAAMATTSEGVIAGAVNTGTMPGLYTSLNAGQTWSYNALVDPGGAATDAASATSVVFNASANSGNGQFFAAVRYHGFYSSPDGLTWTRLASQPSGSTLSTTACPPISTSNNYACPIYRAEMTVVPGRNEMYAWLISLSSTGIPVDGGIWQSLDGGNTWNTISDAAITNCGDFDGCGVQQGAYNLELLALPNGSGTDLYAGAINLYKCQITSQNPACTGSSFLNLTHVYGCDPIAAPAHVHPAQHALAYAIPASGNALMYFANDGGIYRALDGFFGLSTGSCSGTNLFDDLNQNLGSMTQFIGFSQHPTDQNTLLGGAQDNGSPATGQATTNPGWGNVLGGDGGYNAIDPNTPTNFYASNPDLPPGGLGVQLCSNGVACDNSGFDFVVTSSTVGGDDGAFYFPYILDPASSSAMLVGTCRVWRGPRTGGPFTVLSPNFETLGSATCTGSEINQISSLATGGVPDDNGSSVIYATTSGLGPIAGVLTTPAGGHVWVTRYATGGVPAFYDVTNNGPQGSINPNQFPISGVALDPTDTTGQTAYVTVMGFTGSTGHVWRTTDAGATWFDYTGNLPDVPANAVVVSAEMAQVFVATDVGVFAASTSLPPAWVELGPDPTTGQAGFLPNAAVTAIGIFTGGGQQLLRASTYGRGVWEFNLVITPDFQISVSTSPLVVFPGQTATWNGTASELSGYASSVTLSCVAGSTAPPAACSAVPATLTPADKTPFTLTASDVVGNYNFNLQAVGSDPDNITHLVPLTLQIVNLAMSSPSPATVTVPRGTTSIPVSFQITAAGSFNQSVNVSCSGLPGATCTLTPSTTVNPTAGNPANMTASVGVPVTTAPGTYTVTIQATTAGAETPLTASFTVVVTTNPDFILQPFTLPEVNVGSAGASATLSISSQDGFSNIVTLSCSISIHAGNCSISPNSVSSYPATATVTVNAASLIAGSYTLTVTGSAGSDVHSLAVPLNVGDYSISGTQTLSLVPGGQGTASLKLIASTFYSGAVNATCDISALPGAQCLLTPANPLTLATGGSANLTATLNVTNDAAAGTYNININTQDTTGAPSHSFTIALTVAQDFIVFSSTASQTVTAGQTSGPYSLTIQPVGTSFSGAVTLACTSGLPAGAQCLFSPSGPQTPGSSAVDVVMSISTAARKAQLQSSSSQSSSNRSSSTHRTMLYALWSLLPVIVIGCGAGGSRHATPRLLGLITILILTTLALLSCSGVSTGGGGGTCSSAPTVPSGLAPSATTSSGTTLSWTASSATAGCAITYSIFQDQSAIANATSLSYTVTGLQPSTLYNFQVSAMDSFGVSAPTGAVSVTTLASGNGGQTYPITVTGSSPGTAPDAGQSLQVLLIVD; from the coding sequence ATGCGAATTCTCGCAATCGTTTCGATTTGCTGGCTCGCTTCGGTTTCCTTCACATCAGCGCAAACCACGAAGCAAGTCGTTCCCAATAAGCGCTCCTCCTCCGATCCCGGAGACGACCATGTTCAGCAGCGCAATGAGTGGTTTTTTCGCGGACGCCTGGTTCACGGCAAGAACGCCGCCGAACTTCGCCGCCGCGCCTGGCAGACAAAACTTAAGCTGCGTGCGCAGCATGCCGCCGCCGCTCGCGAAAACGCCTCCTCGCGCAGAATCGCGCCAGCCTCGCTCTCTTCCGGCTCGTGGGTTCCACTCGGTCCGGTGCCGCTGGCGTCCGACGCTTCCGGCACCGGCACACAGGATTATCGTCAGGTTTCGGGCCGAGCCACTGCCGTTGCCATCGATCCTGCCGATCCCAGCGGCAACACGTTGTATATCGCTGGGGCACAAAGCGGCGTCTGGAAGTCGACCAACGCCGCCAACGGCACGGCCAACAACGTGACCTGGACGCCTACGACCGACGATCAAGCCACGCTCTCGATCGGCGCCATCGCCATCCAACCAGGCAATACGAATCCCACAGAATCGGTGATCCTCGCCGCCACCGGCGAAGCAGACAACTCCACCGACTCCTATTTCGGCTTGGGAATTCTCCGCTCGGCCGACGCCGGCAACACTTGGACTCTGATTTCCAGCGCCAACAACAACGCGCTCAGCTTCAGCGGCCTTGGTGGCACGCGCATGGCGTTCGACACCGCCAGCGCCCAAATCGACACCGTAGTCGCCGCCATGGCCACCACTTCAGAAGGCGTGATCGCCGGCGCTGTCAATACCGGCACTATGCCCGGCCTCTACACCTCGCTCAATGCCGGTCAAACCTGGAGCTACAACGCTCTCGTCGATCCCGGGGGCGCCGCAACCGACGCCGCTTCCGCAACTTCGGTTGTCTTCAACGCGAGCGCCAACTCCGGCAATGGCCAGTTCTTCGCTGCCGTCCGCTATCACGGCTTCTATTCATCTCCCGATGGTCTGACCTGGACTCGACTCGCCTCTCAACCCAGTGGCTCGACACTCAGCACAACGGCGTGCCCGCCTATCTCGACCTCGAATAACTACGCCTGCCCAATTTACCGCGCGGAAATGACAGTTGTTCCCGGCCGCAACGAGATGTATGCGTGGTTGATTTCTCTTTCCTCCACCGGAATCCCCGTCGACGGCGGCATCTGGCAAAGCCTCGACGGCGGCAACACCTGGAACACAATCTCGGATGCGGCGATTACCAACTGCGGCGATTTCGATGGCTGCGGCGTCCAGCAAGGCGCCTACAATCTGGAACTGCTGGCGCTTCCCAACGGCTCGGGCACCGATCTCTACGCCGGCGCGATCAATCTCTACAAATGTCAAATTACCTCGCAGAATCCCGCGTGCACCGGTTCTTCTTTCCTGAACCTCACGCACGTCTACGGCTGCGATCCCATCGCCGCGCCTGCCCATGTGCATCCCGCTCAGCACGCGCTGGCATACGCCATCCCCGCCTCCGGCAACGCCCTCATGTATTTCGCTAATGACGGCGGCATCTACCGCGCGCTCGACGGATTTTTCGGTCTGAGCACCGGCTCTTGTTCCGGCACGAACCTGTTTGACGATCTCAACCAGAATCTGGGATCGATGACGCAATTCATCGGCTTCTCGCAGCATCCTACCGACCAGAACACGCTGCTCGGCGGCGCTCAGGACAATGGCTCCCCCGCGACCGGCCAAGCCACGACGAATCCAGGCTGGGGAAACGTTCTCGGCGGCGATGGCGGCTACAACGCCATCGATCCAAATACGCCCACAAACTTTTACGCGTCGAATCCCGACCTGCCCCCGGGCGGTCTTGGCGTGCAACTTTGCTCAAACGGGGTCGCCTGCGACAACAGCGGATTCGACTTCGTCGTCACCAGCAGCACCGTGGGCGGGGACGACGGCGCATTTTATTTTCCCTACATCCTCGATCCCGCTTCGTCCTCGGCGATGCTGGTGGGCACTTGCCGCGTATGGCGCGGACCGCGCACCGGCGGCCCGTTCACCGTCCTCAGCCCGAACTTTGAGACTCTCGGTTCCGCTACCTGCACCGGTAGCGAAATCAACCAGATCAGCTCTTTGGCCACAGGCGGCGTGCCCGATGACAACGGCTCCAGCGTAATTTATGCAACCACCAGCGGACTCGGCCCCATCGCCGGAGTTCTCACTACGCCCGCCGGCGGCCACGTCTGGGTCACGCGCTACGCTACCGGTGGCGTTCCCGCGTTCTACGACGTCACCAACAACGGCCCGCAAGGCAGCATCAATCCTAATCAATTTCCCATCTCGGGCGTTGCCCTGGATCCGACCGACACCACCGGTCAGACCGCATACGTGACGGTAATGGGATTTACCGGCAGCACGGGCCATGTCTGGCGGACGACCGACGCCGGCGCGACCTGGTTCGACTACACCGGAAATCTTCCCGACGTCCCGGCGAACGCCGTGGTCGTTTCCGCTGAGATGGCACAGGTGTTTGTTGCGACCGACGTTGGCGTATTCGCAGCCTCAACGTCTCTACCTCCCGCATGGGTCGAACTCGGACCCGATCCCACGACGGGCCAGGCCGGATTCTTGCCGAACGCCGCAGTCACGGCGATTGGAATCTTCACGGGCGGCGGCCAGCAGCTATTGCGCGCATCCACCTACGGCCGCGGCGTCTGGGAATTCAATCTCGTAATCACGCCCGACTTTCAGATTTCCGTCTCCACTTCTCCGCTAGTCGTCTTTCCCGGACAAACCGCCACCTGGAATGGCACCGCCAGCGAGTTAAGCGGATACGCCAGCTCTGTGACCCTGAGCTGCGTTGCGGGTTCCACAGCTCCGCCCGCCGCGTGCTCGGCTGTACCCGCAACGCTGACTCCCGCGGACAAAACTCCATTCACGCTGACCGCCAGCGACGTAGTGGGCAATTACAATTTCAACTTGCAGGCCGTCGGGTCCGATCCGGATAACATCACCCATCTCGTCCCGCTCACCCTGCAAATCGTCAACCTCGCGATGTCGTCGCCCTCGCCGGCGACCGTAACCGTTCCGCGAGGAACCACTTCAATCCCCGTGAGCTTTCAGATCACCGCCGCGGGATCGTTCAACCAGAGCGTCAATGTCTCTTGCTCCGGCCTGCCCGGCGCCACCTGCACGCTAACCCCCTCCACCACGGTCAACCCTACGGCAGGCAACCCGGCAAACATGACGGCCAGCGTCGGTGTACCCGTCACCACCGCGCCCGGCACCTACACCGTAACCATTCAGGCCACGACCGCGGGAGCCGAAACACCGCTCACCGCAAGCTTCACCGTAGTGGTCACCACGAACCCGGATTTTATTCTCCAGCCCTTCACATTGCCGGAAGTGAATGTGGGCAGCGCCGGCGCTTCGGCCACGCTCTCGATCTCATCGCAGGATGGATTCAGCAACATCGTGACGCTGAGTTGCTCCATCTCTATCCACGCAGGCAATTGCAGCATCAGCCCCAACTCAGTGAGTTCCTACCCGGCGACAGCAACCGTCACCGTCAACGCTGCCAGCCTCATCGCCGGAAGCTACACGCTGACCGTGACCGGCTCTGCCGGTTCCGATGTCCACTCGCTGGCCGTGCCATTGAATGTAGGCGACTACTCTATTTCCGGAACCCAGACTCTATCCTTGGTGCCGGGCGGTCAGGGTACGGCGAGCCTCAAGCTGATCGCGTCTACGTTTTACAGCGGAGCGGTCAATGCCACATGCGACATCAGCGCCCTGCCTGGCGCACAATGCCTGCTCACACCGGCGAATCCCCTGACTCTGGCTACCGGCGGCTCGGCGAACCTGACCGCCACTCTCAACGTTACCAACGACGCGGCCGCCGGAACGTACAACATCAACATCAATACCCAGGACACCACGGGAGCGCCCAGCCATTCCTTCACGATTGCGCTGACTGTGGCGCAGGATTTTATCGTCTTCTCGTCGACCGCGAGCCAGACCGTGACCGCCGGCCAAACCAGCGGCCCTTATAGCCTCACTATTCAACCGGTCGGTACTTCGTTCAGTGGCGCGGTAACGCTCGCCTGTACTTCCGGACTCCCGGCCGGGGCGCAATGCCTGTTCAGCCCTTCGGGCCCGCAAACTCCAGGATCTTCTGCCGTCGACGTGGTGATGAGTATTTCCACGGCGGCGCGGAAGGCGCAGCTCCAATCTTCTTCGAGTCAATCTTCTTCGAATCGCTCTTCTTCCACTCACCGCACCATGCTTTACGCGCTCTGGTCATTGTTGCCCGTAATCGTGATCGGTTGCGGCGCCGGAGGCAGTCGCCACGCGACGCCCAGGCTTCTCGGTCTCATTACGATACTGATTCTGACGACTCTGGCCCTGCTCTCGTGCAGCGGCGTCAGTACTGGCGGAGGCGGGGGAACTTGTTCGTCCGCGCCGACCGTTCCCTCGGGATTGGCGCCCTCCGCCACGACGAGTTCCGGCACGACTTTGTCCTGGACGGCTTCCTCCGCGACGGCCGGGTGCGCGATCACCTACTCGATCTTTCAGGACCAGTCTGCCATCGCCAATGCCACCAGCCTAAGCTACACAGTGACCGGGCTCCAACCGTCGACGCTCTACAATTTCCAGGTCTCGGCCATGGATTCCTTCGGTGTGTCGGCGCCGACCGGAGCAGTCAGCGTGACTACCCTAGCCAGTGGAAACGGCGGTCAAACCTACCCCATCACAGTGACCGGGAGTTCTCCCGGCACCGCACCCGATGCCGGCCAGAGCTTGCAGGTGCTTCTCATCGTAGACTAA
- the lhgO gene encoding L-2-hydroxyglutarate oxidase: protein MTDSRYNVVIIGAGVVGLGVALEITRRFPHFKLLVLEKESRVARHQSGHNSGVIHSGVYYKPGSLKARLCVTGAAAMVEFCREHGIAHNVCGKVIVATQEAELPRLEELRRRGQANGLTGLRLIGPEELREIEPHASGLQALVVPSTGITDYAKVSEKYAELISARGGTVLISAAATAILRRADEIIVETSRATYSTTWLINCAGLHSDRVARMAGDDPGIMIVPFRGEYYDLTPRRASLVRALIYPLPDPRFPFLGVHFTRRITGKVDAGPNAVFALAREGYRHRDINVRDLSSALTFPGFWRMARQHWRDGLGEWQRSFSKPAFVRALQRLLPEIGENDLVPGGSGVRAQALKPDGTLVDDFQFVPSGKVLHVLNVPSPAATASLTIAQAIVSMATENLGVS, encoded by the coding sequence ATGACCGACTCTCGCTACAACGTAGTCATCATCGGCGCGGGCGTCGTAGGATTGGGAGTCGCGCTCGAAATTACGCGCCGCTTTCCGCACTTCAAGCTCCTGGTGTTAGAGAAAGAATCCCGCGTCGCCCGCCACCAAAGCGGCCACAACAGCGGCGTCATCCACTCCGGCGTCTACTACAAGCCCGGCTCGTTGAAGGCGCGGCTCTGCGTCACCGGGGCCGCGGCCATGGTCGAGTTCTGCCGCGAGCACGGCATCGCCCATAACGTATGCGGCAAAGTTATCGTCGCGACCCAAGAAGCTGAACTTCCGCGTCTTGAAGAATTGCGCCGGCGCGGCCAAGCCAACGGCCTTACCGGATTGCGCTTGATCGGTCCCGAGGAGCTGCGCGAAATCGAGCCGCACGCCAGCGGGCTGCAAGCCCTGGTCGTGCCCTCGACGGGAATCACCGACTATGCGAAGGTCTCCGAAAAATACGCTGAGCTGATTTCCGCTCGCGGCGGTACTGTGCTTATTTCCGCAGCCGCGACAGCTATTCTCCGGCGCGCCGACGAAATCATAGTCGAGACTTCGCGCGCCACATACTCAACCACGTGGCTCATCAACTGCGCCGGCCTGCACAGCGACCGCGTCGCGCGCATGGCCGGCGACGATCCCGGCATCATGATTGTCCCCTTCCGCGGCGAATATTATGACCTCACGCCCAGGCGCGCTTCGCTCGTGCGCGCGCTGATCTATCCCTTGCCTGATCCGCGTTTTCCATTTCTTGGCGTCCATTTCACGCGCCGCATTACCGGCAAAGTCGACGCCGGACCCAACGCCGTTTTCGCTCTGGCGCGTGAGGGCTACCGTCATCGCGACATCAACGTGCGCGATCTCTCTTCCGCCCTCACATTTCCTGGCTTCTGGCGGATGGCCCGCCAGCATTGGCGCGACGGCCTCGGCGAGTGGCAGCGCTCGTTCTCGAAGCCCGCCTTCGTTCGCGCCTTGCAGCGCCTGCTCCCGGAGATTGGCGAGAACGATCTCGTCCCCGGGGGATCCGGCGTGCGCGCCCAAGCCCTGAAGCCCGACGGCACACTAGTAGACGATTTTCAATTCGTGCCCTCGGGAAAGGTCCTTCACGTCCTCAACGTCCCCTCGCCCGCCGCGACAGCCTCGCTGACGATCGCCCAAGCCATCGTCAGTATGGCCACCGAAAACCTCGGCGTCTCGTAG
- the modA gene encoding molybdate ABC transporter substrate-binding protein has product MASLWLAACLLWSATCSLAQQKNGSAELTVAAAADLSAALKEIGDNFEKKTGVVVKLSFGASGALTQQIHNGAPFDLFFSADMDYPRQLVAEGDADGASLYQYALGKLVLWVPADSRLDVVRQGMNVLLDPSVKKIAIGNPQHAPYGRAAEAALKHAGMYDRVADRLVLGENVAQAAQFVESGNAQAGFVALAHAIAPGMRGKGKYWEVPADYYPPLTQGVVVLSHSEHKKEAAEFLNYIKTREVAELLRKYGFTVTASEPMK; this is encoded by the coding sequence ATGGCAAGCCTTTGGCTTGCGGCATGCCTGCTCTGGAGTGCGACTTGCAGCCTGGCGCAGCAGAAAAACGGGTCGGCCGAGCTGACCGTGGCGGCGGCGGCCGATTTGAGCGCCGCTCTCAAAGAGATTGGCGATAATTTCGAGAAGAAGACGGGCGTGGTCGTGAAGCTTTCGTTCGGAGCCTCCGGCGCTCTCACGCAGCAGATTCACAACGGAGCGCCGTTCGATCTGTTTTTCTCGGCGGACATGGACTATCCTCGCCAACTCGTGGCCGAGGGCGACGCCGACGGTGCGAGCCTGTACCAATACGCTCTGGGAAAGCTGGTGCTGTGGGTGCCGGCCGACTCCCGGCTCGACGTTGTGCGTCAGGGCATGAACGTTCTGCTCGACCCGTCAGTGAAGAAGATCGCCATTGGCAATCCGCAGCACGCTCCTTATGGGCGGGCAGCCGAAGCAGCTTTGAAGCATGCCGGGATGTATGATCGGGTCGCGGATCGGCTTGTTCTCGGTGAGAACGTTGCGCAGGCAGCGCAATTCGTGGAGTCGGGCAATGCGCAGGCGGGATTCGTAGCGCTGGCACATGCGATCGCGCCCGGCATGCGCGGCAAAGGGAAGTATTGGGAAGTCCCGGCGGATTATTATCCCCCGCTGACGCAGGGTGTGGTTGTGCTGTCGCATTCGGAACACAAAAAAGAAGCGGCGGAATTTCTGAACTACATCAAAACGAGAGAAGTCGCCGAATTGCTTCGCAAGTACGGCTTCACGGTGACGGCAAGCGAGCCAATGAAGTAG
- a CDS encoding iron-sulfur cluster assembly accessory protein, with protein MATTSIPEVTKTEATKTEVTKKPAPVTLTTNAVGKVKEIMGQQNPVPAGLRIGVVGGGCSGFSYSMQFENGAGMMDKTFDMDGLKVFVDATSVMYLNGCIVDYVETLEGAGFKFENPNVKSTCGCGSSFSV; from the coding sequence ATGGCCACCACATCCATACCTGAAGTGACCAAAACCGAAGCGACCAAAACTGAAGTCACCAAGAAGCCCGCCCCTGTGACCCTGACCACCAACGCCGTCGGCAAGGTGAAAGAGATCATGGGACAGCAGAATCCCGTTCCCGCCGGCTTGCGCATTGGCGTAGTGGGTGGCGGCTGCTCGGGTTTCTCCTATTCCATGCAGTTCGAAAACGGCGCCGGCATGATGGACAAGACCTTCGACATGGATGGCCTCAAAGTGTTCGTCGATGCGACTTCGGTGATGTATTTGAATGGCTGCATCGTCGACTACGTCGAAACCCTCGAAGGCGCCGGCTTCAAGTTCGAAAACCCGAACGTGAAAAGTACTTGCGGCTGCGGCTCATCCTTCAGCGTGTAA
- a CDS encoding nucleoside deaminase yields the protein MNDQELLREALEEARTGLREGGLPIGSVLADRRGQIVARGYNLRVQSGDPTAHAEVVCVRNAGRRRDWAELTLVSTLSPCIMCTGTALLFRIPRVVIGENRNFMGAEELFRKSAVSVVVLDDEECVRLMREFIAAHADLWNEDIGK from the coding sequence ATGAACGATCAGGAATTGCTGCGCGAGGCTCTCGAAGAAGCGCGGACCGGATTGCGCGAAGGCGGCTTGCCGATCGGCTCGGTGCTCGCCGACCGGCGCGGGCAGATTGTCGCCCGGGGATATAACCTGCGCGTGCAGAGCGGAGACCCGACGGCGCATGCGGAAGTCGTCTGCGTGCGCAATGCCGGACGGCGGCGGGATTGGGCCGAGTTGACGCTGGTCAGCACGTTGAGTCCGTGCATCATGTGCACGGGGACGGCCTTGCTGTTTCGCATTCCCCGCGTCGTAATCGGCGAGAACCGGAACTTTATGGGAGCGGAGGAATTGTTCCGGAAGAGCGCAGTAAGTGTGGTCGTGCTTGACGATGAGGAATGTGTTCGCCTGATGCGCGAATTCATTGCGGCGCATGCCGACTTGTGGAATGAGGACATTGGGAAATAA
- the modB gene encoding molybdate ABC transporter permease subunit gives MAIDWQAFWLTLRLAITVSAILLVLGLPIAYWIAFSRWRWKFLVEAVVALPIVLPPTVLGFYVLVALGPRSPLGRWWNTLSGHTLAFTFGGLAIGSILYSLPFAVQPCAASFAGVDRRLIAAATTLGASPLRTFFRVIVPLSIPGLITGAALSFAHTMGEFGVVLMVGGNIPGVTRTVSIDIFDRVQASDYAAANETALVLLAFSFGVLALVYGLNRKAWVIGPKTIESNN, from the coding sequence ATGGCAATCGACTGGCAAGCTTTCTGGCTGACGCTGCGACTGGCGATCACGGTATCGGCCATTTTGCTGGTACTCGGCCTGCCCATCGCGTATTGGATCGCGTTTTCGCGCTGGCGTTGGAAATTCCTGGTGGAGGCTGTGGTGGCGCTGCCTATCGTGCTGCCCCCGACAGTGCTGGGATTCTACGTTCTGGTCGCGCTCGGACCGCGCAGTCCGCTGGGCCGTTGGTGGAACACGCTCAGTGGACACACTCTGGCGTTTACTTTTGGCGGGCTGGCGATCGGATCGATCCTTTATAGCCTGCCGTTTGCGGTGCAGCCGTGCGCGGCATCGTTCGCGGGCGTGGACCGGCGGCTGATCGCGGCAGCGACTACTCTGGGCGCTTCTCCGCTGCGAACTTTCTTTCGGGTGATTGTTCCGCTGTCCATCCCAGGACTGATTACGGGCGCGGCCCTCAGCTTCGCCCACACCATGGGAGAGTTCGGCGTGGTGCTGATGGTGGGCGGGAATATTCCCGGCGTCACGCGCACCGTCTCGATTGATATTTTCGATCGCGTGCAGGCCTCCGACTACGCCGCCGCGAATGAAACGGCGCTGGTACTACTGGCGTTCAGCTTTGGCGTGCTGGCGCTGGTGTATGGCCTGAATCGGAAGGCGTGGGTGATCGGACCTAAAACGATCGAATCTAATAACTAA